From Aegilops tauschii subsp. strangulata cultivar AL8/78 chromosome 5, Aet v6.0, whole genome shotgun sequence:
TAGAGGGTAAGACCAGTGCCAGTACTTCAATTTTTTCTTAGAAAATGTTATTATGTTTGTGTGTGTAAGTAAGGATACACACAAGTACTGTACACCATGTATTTAAATTTATAGTAGAGTGCAACAATTGCACTATTATATTCTTATTTTTTGCATATTAGAAAAGTGCAATTCCAGTGCAAACTTGTGTGCAAGCCCCATTTTACTACTGTATTCTCATTCTTGCATACTATAAAAAGTGCAATTTATTTTTAAATTGTATGCCAATTTTACCATTATTTTATTATTTCCCTCCTTTCTTCCTAGCGGGTAAGACAAATGCTAGTACTCCATATTTTCTTGGAAAATATTATTATTATCATTATGCGTGTAACAAAGTATACATGCAAGTACCATGCAACATTTGTTTAAATTACATTAGAGTGCGAAAATTGCACTATTATATGCTTACTTTTTGCATATTAAAAAAAGTGTAATTTCAGTCCAAACTTGTGtgcgttttttttctttttatcttTTTAAAGGGTTCCAATCTTCCCTATAACactttattatttttattttattttaattgttttgtttattttttcttAAATGGTATCATTctttcctagaaaactttatttttttgttttagtTTACTTTTAGTTATATCTTATTTTATTCATTTCTTTAAGGGACCATAATACTAATATTATTTCACTATTATATgtttattcttgcatattataaaaaGCACAACTTATGTGTACATTGTGTGCAACTTTTGTCTTTTTAAAACTTTTTTTTAAAGGGTCATACCAATGCCACTAACTCATTATTGTGCACATTGACTAGCCGCTCTAACAGTTGGGAAAACATGATGCCACTGTAGAACGACAACAATGGCCCATGTGCAACGGTCATTCTAACCCATTGAACACGAACAccgaaatcactaattgaggagtACTCAATGCAAAGATCACTCACACCTTCCAAGTTGCAATAAGTGGTGCGCTGCATGTGCGTCaattgtcgcaacctgggagttaTCCCTTTCTTTTGTAGATCCGTTTATTTacaacgttttatctcttaaaccatgcgtccaaatctcgaaccgtttcaccgttggattcctcgcgtcgagatcttcaaaactagatcccatattgataggttttgacaaactttttcaagaaaaaaccggacgaaaaaaccgaaccgggtgcacgggttttttcccttttcgaaagaggcacgcccgtgcctctcgcgaaatcacaaccgtacgtagaagcaaaaccgtgcctctcgcgaaaggaaaaaaaacgcatttttttcgtttccgaggaggcacggccgtgcctctcgcggaaacaAAACTGTTCCTCTCGCGAAAAAACCCAGAAAACGCGTTActtttccgtttccgagaggcacggtcgtgcctctcgcagaagcacaaccgtgcctctcgcggaagcaaaaccgtgcctctctcGGAAGggataaaaacagaaaacacttTTTTTTCGTTTCTGAGAGAGGCACCGTTGTGCCTCCTACGAAAGCACaatcgtgcctctcgcggaagcaaaaccgtggcTTTCGCGGAAGCGAAAAAACAGAAAactcttttatttttctgtttccgagaggcacggccgtgcctctcgcggaagcacaaccatgcctctcgcggaaacaAAACCGTTCCTCTCGCGAAAAAAATCAAGAAAACGCGTTATTTTTCCGTTTCCAAGAGGcgcggccgtgcctctcgcgaaagcacaaccgtgcctctcgcagaagtAAAACCGTGCCTCTCTCGGAAGGGATAAaaatagaaaacgcgtttttttcgtttcTAGGAGAGGCacaaaagcacaaccgtgcctctcgcggaagcaaaaccgtgcctctcgcggaaggaaaaaacagaaaactcttatttttttgtttccgagaggcaaggccgtgactctcgtgaaagcacaaccgtgcctctcgcggaagcaaaaccgtgcctctcatgaaagaaaaaaaacaaaaaacacgttttttttcattccaagaggcacggccgtgcctctggcggaagcaaaaccgtgcttCTCGCGAACAAAAAGAAAACAGGTTTTTCTGCGCACAATTTTTTATTGATTTTTTTGGTTCAAAAGTTAAGGAAGACCGGTGGAAAGCCGAAATGTAAAAAAACCGAAAAAGCCGTTTAAGAAGCTGAAAACACGtgcgaaaaataaaaaaacaaatctgAAGGGAGCGCGCCCAGAGCGCGTCACGTGGCGggcggctgagagcgcgccaaatgacgctgatcgttgtgaggctcccgaaggagcgctcgttaactagctGCTCCCCACAAACACCAAGGGTGCTTCTTCTCGTTCATGGGCCACAGTCCGGGATGATCGCGTCAGTTTTTTTTTTGGCATGGTAGTGCGTGTCTCATTTACTCAAAGTACAAGCCACCTAAACAAGACTAATCAAAACATAGCCTTCAAATATAAAAAATCATGTAGAAAATTCAGCCGCGTAAATGCATGGGTCACCGCTTGTTTTTATTTTATATAAGCAAACTGGTTGTTTCTGAGGTGACCCAATCGGCCAATCCTGATGAATGGACCGGCTCACTTTGATGTTTGGATCACCACTTGTAACGGGGACAGAGGGTGTGACGCTGAGACAAGCACAAAGAAGTACGACACacggcggcggagctccgggCGAAATCAGAAGATAAGCTTGTAGAGCCGTTGACGCGCAGGAACCGCCGGGTGTAAAGGAGCAGAAAATTGGAGCCATGCACCACCAGCTCCACACCAATACGGAGAAAATTCGAGCCATGCAGGTGCATCCACTTTCCGGTCTTCCTCGGCTGATCGAACAAACATTTCCCTTCTGTTGTTGAAACACGGCACTTCGATTACCAACCGTAGCTAGACTACTAGAGAAACACGTGTTGGCCACTACAATGTGAGTCTGGCCAACAACCGATCTAAATTCCTTGGTTAAGGGCTATATATTGCCTGGTATTGACCCATGTTCATGCATCCCAACTCGCAACAGAGCAAGAGCAGCCTTGCAATCAACGCACTACGCTAAACAATCTCAAAGAAACTAGTACTAGCTAGCACTGAGCAATGGCTTCCAATGCGAGCTTGTTGGCGGTGATCATGGCGTGCACACTCCTCGGAGGCCACACGTGCCACGGCGCACGCCACTTGGCCGACACCACCCCGGCGGCTGCCCCACCCGCTGCGGCTGCTGTCCCTGGCCTCCCGGCCCTGCCTACCATGCCGACCCTGCCACCGATGCCGGCTGTGCCAACGGTTCCGGCCGTGACAGTGCCAGCAATGCCGCCGGTGCCCACGGTGATCGTGCCGCAGGTGACACTGCCTCCTATGCCTGCTGTTCCTTCCGTGCCCAAGGTGACCATGCCTCCGATGCCATCCATCATCATGCCCAAGGTGACCATGGCGCCGATGCCTGCTGTCGTTGTGCCCAAGGTGACGGTGCCAACGATGCCCGCCATTCCTTCCATGCCCAAGCTGACACTGCCGCCGATGCCTTCTATCCCAACCGTCAACGTGCCTATGCCGTTCCTGGCGCCGCCTCCATCAGCATAGGTGTGCCATGTGCATGGCGTTGCATTGACGGTGTTGCGCTCAGCGCTCTTCGTGTTTGATCCAGTGCTAGATCACTAGCCTGCTCCTGTGTGAAATATTTGTGTTCGCGTTGTATGTTTTGCATTTCAAGTATCAAATGTCAGTTAGTGACTTTTAGGGTTGTCCCAGTACATATGCAGTATTTCTATGTATTTAATGTTGTATTTATATTCTATCACTGTTATATTGGAGGGATAAAAAACTTCAAGATTCGTGGAACGTGTATTTCACATCAATAACCTGCAACAAAAACATCTTCACACTCTTATGTAATTTTGACGGTGGCGCGCTCTTCATGTTTGATCCAGTCGCTAGATCACTCAGTTGCTTTTATGTGAAGTATTTGTGTTCACGTTGTATATTTTGCATTTCAAGTGTCATGTGCCATTTAGCGTGTCTCGATATTCAAGGGTTGTCCCAGTAGGTATGCGGTATTTCTATGTATTTACATGATATATTTACATTGTATCATCGTTAAATTTTAGAGATAAGAAACTTCATGATTCACAGAAGGTGTATTACATATCAGCACACTGCAATTAAACTATCTTCACACTCCTATAATATCCAAAGTGTACTAGCACACATTGTTTCCCTCTCTTTATCGTCTCACCCACCACAAGTTTCTCTTCTCCAAAATGCTTCTCCCCCAAGTCCATAGGCAACAACTCACTCTACCCGGTCACCACCGCCCCCTCCCTTCACAAACATGGTGAGCCACAGCCATCTCTCTTTCCACTGGCGACAACCctactctctcactctctctcaaCCACATGGCGGTGCCACATTAGATCCTCGCCTTGTGCCTTGTCTCCGCATTAGCCTTGCCCCCATATGGAAGTTGCAAGAATCCCTCAAATCACGATAGCTCTACAACTAACGACCATTTTTTTTGCAATAATATAAATTAGAGAAAAGTATGTTTTTGGTCCCTCAAGTTCCCTAAAAGTGTAGACTTAGTCCCTCAAGATTTTTTGGTACATAATTGGTGCTTCAAGTCTCAAAACCGGGTAAGTTTAGTCCAAAACCAGATTTTGACCACTTTGATAGTTTTGGCCGCCCAGATTTTGACCGGCTGAACAGTAAATTCGAATAAATTCAGCAAACTTTGATTTTTTTTGCCATCCAATATGCTTACATGCACAAGGTGCATGTGAATTTTCGCGGTCTTTCCACACTCGAGGAGCTCGTGGCAAAAAACAAAATCTACTCTGGGTGAACAGTAAATTCGAATCAaataggaaaaaaataaaaatatatgatTTTTTTGGCACCCAAGATACTTGGGTGGGCTACATGCGTACAAAGTTTCGTTGTGAAATGACATCCGACGAGCTCTACCCAAAAAATAcaatttttttgctattttttgtggGCAATTTTATTTGGCCACAAGCTCCTCGAATGTCCAAAGATGAAGAAAAATTGCATGCGCCTTGCGCACCGGGGCATATTGAACCCCAaaatatttcagaatttttttatttcttgctttttttttgaattttctgtTCACCTAGAGTCGATTTTTTTCATGGGCTCCTCGAGTGTCAAAAGACCACCAAAATTAGCATGCACCTTGCACATCTAAGCATGTTggatggtaagatttttttaaTTTACTGTCCATCCGATCAAACCCGGTTAACATCCGTACGGTCAAACCCGGTCAAAGTGGTCAAATTTTGGTTTTGGACTAAACTTACTTGGTTTTGTGACTTGAAGGACCAAATGTGTACCAAAAATTCTTAAGGGACCGAGTCTATAAATTTGGGGAACTTGAGGAACCAAAAAACATACTTTTCTCTAGAAATTAAATAAGCAGACTGCGCAAATATTGGATAAAATCAAATGTGAGCAATGTGAGAACTCTTGGAAAATAGTGATCCATTTAAGAGGAATCGATTGTTCATAATCTACAAAAAAAATCCCTACTAGTTGAGGAAACCTTTTTGATGTAGTTGCGGACAATGATTAGTCTAGCATTGTTCAAGATTTTATCATATGACGTGGTGAGTCTTACACGAAGATTTGTGCCCCCTCATGTCATGTACCTTTCCTTTTCCTATTCCTAGGTTTTTAGAATCATTAGTTTCCTAAAATAAATCTTAAGTTCCTACTATACAAAATTTGTTCCCGTGAGACTTGTTTTTTTAATAATGTTCAAGTGAGACCTTACCACCCAACAGAAGGCCTCGGATGGTCAAATTTTGCATCAACTCAAAACGCATTCAAAACCACCACATGGAGGTATTCGCGTGGTAGGTTGTTACAGAGTTAGTTTCGCTCTATCTGGAGTAGGTATGAAAACCATCGCCCGGGCAGGGTGCCACAAACACCATATATTTTCCTTATAATCCTAAAATCAAAACAATTATGAAATTTAGTTGCTGGAATTAGCTATTTGTAAGAAAAACTGGCTTGAGTAAAAAAAAATATGTATAGAGACAAGATATGTCAAGAGTGACTGAGAGAGAATGCTTTAACAAATTTAGGAGGAGCATTCAACAATGGTTGCGATATTCTATTCTTATCGATTCAATTTTATTTTTGTGTGTGCCACACGTTGTGGATCCACTGGCATATTATCCAGCAAACAACTTCCATTCGAGGGCAAATGTTGTCTTATATTTCATTATAATTTAAAGTACGTGTATTCTTGCGAGGACTAACGGTTAATTTTTTTATTGAACACTATtcctaaaataaaataaaaatatatattaaAATTCTAGCCAGATAGATATGTGGGCCACAGTCTCTCTCCATAATTCCTATGACGTGGTGAGTTTTACCAATGTAGTTGCAGACAAGCATAACAGGATGGTAATTGAGACAAGGATCAGGCGAAAGAAGTGGCTCTGCGGAGGGATAGAGGTTTCGGACACAGACCAACAGGAGAAACACTGGAAGAAATTATGGAGTGTCCAGGTTCCCGCCAAGCTATGCATCTTTGCAAGGAGACTAGCGCGCGTCCTTGCCGACGGGCCAAGTGCGTCAACGGCGACACATGACGGAGGATGCAGTCTGTCCGATATGCCATGCAGCAAATGACACATGGAGACACGCCCTCCTTGATTGCAACATGTCGAAGAGCGTGTGGTCTCTCTGAGACGACGATGATGACTCACTGTTGCCGGTCTATGGCGACGAGACGCCTGATCCGAAGCTATGGCTGCATGGACTTTGCAATACGTTGAGCAGAGACAAGTTCATCTCTCTTCTCACAACTCTCTGGGCGATCTGATGGGCACGTTGAAAAGCGATCCATGAGAATGAACACTAGTAGAAACAGAGGCTTCCATACGTCCCcattagtccctaaaataatcgaaccgcgacaaaaggggtctttagtcgcggttcgggaggagacccgcgaccaactatctgggcccagcgcgctcggtcgacagctggcggacgggaggggctttagtcccggttggcctggccaaccgggactaaaggtcctcaggctggcccgaaggcctttagtcgcggttggccaggccaaccgggactaaaggcccatccctatatataggactcagctcacttcacttagccacaattcagaagggggtggtgggtttgcttttggttcctcctatgcacacaaggtgttcaataaaatgcccgagagcatgaaacaaacatgatatgaagtgttcgagccacacttgagctttctcatttatttttcctccgcgatcgcggttagcaacttgaaccttttatgtgtcattgataaaatatgcatgtgtgtagttcattgtttaatttgtattatttctagctagttagtttaacaaatgcatgatggttaattatatactttatataataataatgcagatgaatcggcaatggatgtacggtccccgactccccggcgagttcactacgggtttgaaagatttcctcgtagtggcaaatgcgaacaagcagcgaggttttattatctgtccatgtgctgtctgtaagaatcagaagggttactcctcctcaagagacgttcacatgcacctgcttcggcacggtttcatgcgaagctataattgttggaccaagcatggagaaagaggggttagaatggaagaagatgaagaaggggatgatatcgatgacaactatcatga
This genomic window contains:
- the LOC109746275 gene encoding uncharacterized protein, producing MASNASLLAVIMACTLLGGHTCHGARHLADTTPAAAPPAAAAVPGLPALPTMPTLPPMPAVPTVPAVTVPAMPPVPTVIVPQVTLPPMPAVPSVPKVTMPPMPSIIMPKVTMAPMPAVVVPKVTVPTMPAIPSMPKLTLPPMPSIPTVNVPMPFLAPPPSA